The Bacteroidales bacterium region ATACAGGGACGCCATAGAGTTGATCAATTCGGCTAAGAAAACTGTATTCAGCATTGACATCCCCTCAGGCGTGAACGGAGATACCGGACAGGTTATGGGCACGGCAGTAAATGCCGATCATACAACCACATTCGGTCTCCCAAAAGCAGGAAACCTGCTTTATCCCGGTTTTGAAAGAGGAGGAAAACTATATGTTACGCACATTTCTTTCCCTCCTGACCTTTATGATTCTGAGGAGATTAAAATGGCTACTAATGATCCGGAACCCCTTCCACCAAGGGGAAGAGACACCCATAAAGGGGACTATGGCAAGGTACTGTTCATTGCCGGCTCTTCCAATTACCTGGGTGCTCCATATTTTTCTGCATTTTCATTTCTTAAAGCCGGAGGCGGACTTTCTTTTCTGGCTACACCTGAGAGTATTTCGGAATTTATTGGAAACAAAGGTAGTGAGATCATTTTTGTACCGCAGAAAGGCACCGAATCCGGCAGCATCAGCAAAGGAAACAAGGAACAGCTCCTGGAATTCGCTGAAACAACTGACATGGTGGTGATCGGTCCGGGCTTATCCCTGAATGAAGAAACACAGCAACTGGTAAGGGAACTGGTGTCTGAAATCAAAAAGCCTGTTCTTATTGATGGAGATGGTATCACTGCTGTAGCGCAGGATACCGAATGCATCAAAAAACGCCAGGCTCCTACCCTGTTAACGCCGCATCCGGGTGAAATGGCAAGGCTAACCAAGAATAGCATCAGCGCCATCCTGAAAAACAAAATTTATGTGGTGCAAAATACTGCTCAGGAGCTCAATGCAACAATAGTTTTAAAAGGAGCCCATTCACTGATCGGTTATCCCGATAAGAGGGTTTTCATTAACCTCAGCGGTAACCCGGGTATGGCTACAGCCGGCAGCGGCGACGTGCTCACCGGAACCATAGCTGCTATGGCAGGTTTTGGATTTTCCCTTGATAATGCTGCCCGTATGGGCGTTTTCATGCACGGTTTTGCCGGTGATCTTGCAGCCAGGGAAACAGGGGAAGACGGCCTGGTGGCAGACGATATCATGAACAAACTGCCCGCATCCATGAAGGCTTTCCGGGAGGAATATGAGGATATTACCAAAGATCATTATCACAAAATCTATCGCATTTAAACCGAATTATTTTAAGAATAATTC contains the following coding sequences:
- a CDS encoding NAD(P)H-hydrate dehydratase gives rise to the protein MKICSINQMRDLDRRAMEEYGIVQELLMENAGQAAYFTILKEFGIERKHFVVFCGSGNNGGDGLVVARKLHSNGAEVTVIMLGDRSKFKGAAKQNLDIAEKLQIRIIEWKDASEAKRSVQNADALIDAIFGTGIDREVEGKYRDAIELINSAKKTVFSIDIPSGVNGDTGQVMGTAVNADHTTTFGLPKAGNLLYPGFERGGKLYVTHISFPPDLYDSEEIKMATNDPEPLPPRGRDTHKGDYGKVLFIAGSSNYLGAPYFSAFSFLKAGGGLSFLATPESISEFIGNKGSEIIFVPQKGTESGSISKGNKEQLLEFAETTDMVVIGPGLSLNEETQQLVRELVSEIKKPVLIDGDGITAVAQDTECIKKRQAPTLLTPHPGEMARLTKNSISAILKNKIYVVQNTAQELNATIVLKGAHSLIGYPDKRVFINLSGNPGMATAGSGDVLTGTIAAMAGFGFSLDNAARMGVFMHGFAGDLAARETGEDGLVADDIMNKLPASMKAFREEYEDITKDHYHKIYRI